The genomic region GCTGGGGACCCTGAGAAGGCTGACCAGGTATTGACCCCTGGGATCTTTTGTTTGGCTGTGGGCAGAGAGAGGTGCATGCagtgggagtggggaggagtGTGCAGAAGCTTGTCTGGcagcaggaggaggtggaggtcAAGGAGGGCAGGTGGAGGCGCCCCAGGAGGGGACCCTCAGGTGGTGCTCAGGTGCGTGTGAGTGACTGTCCTGGAAGAGCCTGCTCCCCTCCTTTGCGTGGGGCTGGGCTCCAGCATGTGGGTTGTTGACATCTGGGTTCCCTGGGCCTCTATAACTGCCCCCCACCTAGGAAGGATTGTGTGGGCAGACTGAGTCTTCTGTCTCTCCAGGTGTGTCTACACTCCCTCCACCTGTGTCCTGGGACCCAAGAGGATGCTGCTGTGGATGCTTGTCCTCTCCGCTCTAGCTTTTGGGGCTTGTGGTGAGTTTTCTTTTGTTGGATCAGAAGGAAACTAGGCAATATCCTTCTTGGGTCTCACAACTGGACTTCTTTAAGTGTCTGCTTTCCCTGGAGAAAAATTAACTTTACAGTTAAGAGCACAGAACTTGAAGTCTATCTGCCTGTATTCACATCCTTCTGCCTCTAGCAgtaacttttttcttccttccttccttttttaggtCTCTGAAGCTTCATCACTCCATTGTAACTTTTTTAAGAtagataaatggggggggggataaggagagaccacagcaagaGATGGCACAGTTGATCAagcactgtttgtttgtttatttatttatttataaaatggaaacactgacaagaccataggataagaggggtacaattcccaccaccagaactccatatcccatccctcccctgatagctttcctattctttaaccctctgggggtatggaccaacagTCATTacggggtgtagaaggtgaaaggtctggcttctgtaattgcttcccagctgaatggggcgttgactggtcaatccatgctcccagcctgtctctctttctctctttccttagtggggcagggctctggggaagtggattttttaaaacaatttaataaTGACCCACAagatcgtaggataagagggggtacagttccacacaattcccaccaccagagatcctaatctcatcctctccattagaagcattcctattctttatccctctgggacccaggatcattatggggtgcagaaggtggaaggtctggcttctgtaattgcttccctgttggacatgggcattggcaggtcgatgcatactcccatcctgtttctagggcaggggtggggcaggggtgtggagaggtggggctccaggacacattaatgaggttggctgcccagggaagccagtcatggtagcatctgcaacttggtggctgaaaagcattaacatataaagcagaacaaactgtttaataatcaggaacctaaaggtacgaatacagcagatgagacttggggtctccattatggaaaaagctaggaagtctattttaggtatattccaaggggcctatgactttactaatttttgtctgagcctgacatctaacatgcaggtgggctaaagggagatggtgtcagagttggaaataggaccaaaaagctgaatcaaagaagagagtagctcccaaatatgggaaaggtatatgcaTACTTTTAACTGTAAATTCCTTAAATTCATCACTCTCTAATTTTCCCTAAACTTGTGAATTTTCCATGAGCGTTCATATATCTTTGCACACATGACCTAGCACACAGGCAGCGGGGAAGGGAGTAATGACAATACTTGCATTATTATTATACCAGATCAGACCCGAACCTGTCACTTATTTTACACTTGTCTAGGAAAGAAAGTCTTGTGGGGAGATCTCAAGTCTGTTAGAGCTCCAGTTGGCATAACTAGAGGCTTCAAGGTCAATCCCTGCCCCCACCATATGCCGGAGTTCAGCAAGAATCtggcctctttttctctcactcctttatctttctctctcagcaTATATTTAATAAACATATATTAAGACAAAGAAAGTCTTTAGGAGAAGGGATGCTAGTTGGCACACTGTGCTCCTGAGTCCCTTATACAGGAGCATGGACATAGCTCATGCCCTCCATCAGCCCCAGAGGAGCTGGCCTGGCTGGCATAGGGTTTCTAGCCCCTCTCCACAGGGGTTTCCCCAGGCTCCATCATGTAGAAATCACACAGGAGGACTGGCTGTGAGGGGCCTGGAGAGAGTTCTAGACAGCTGAGCCAAAGACCTGAGACAGGAAGCACCCTGGGCTCCCTGCTCTTGACTGTTTCATACTATCCTTTTGTGAGCTTTCCTGGCTTGAACTCTGGGGACTGGGGAGGCAGAGGGACTGTGGGGATGGTCTCCTGGAAGAGTCTGGACACGATCAAGCTGGCACAGGGGCTCCCTGAGGATACAGGTGACAGTAATGTTCTCTAATAGGAGATTCCTCCTGGGAGGCAACATGAGCTAAGCACAGGCCAGAGGGGCTCCAGCAGCTGTTTGGCAACATCTCCAGGCAAACTGAGAATGTCACACTGGGTGTCAAAGAGAAGGGCACTGGCAGACTGCCTCCCAAAGTCTAGAGCCATCCTTGCAGGCAGTCTGCCAGTGCCCTTCTCTTTGTATCTCAGTCCCTTGTGCTCCTCCTAAGCCAGGATGGGTACCATTGACACCCAGTGTGGCATGGTGCTTGGGAGGCGGTGCTGAGAAGGGCAGAGGAGGGGGTCCACTTGGGGACCCTTAGCCCAAGTCTGGCCCCTGTAGCCCATCCTAAGATTGAAGGGCAGACCCAGGCCTTCTTCTACTTCAGGggtatctgggttcaaacctgggttgtgctcatggaaaagcaggtgcattatccaggtgagctctcttgctgCATGTATCAAGACATTTGTGTCTTTAATgttagagagagcaagagagaccagagcaccattcttgtATATCTGATGCCAGTGACCGAGCCCTGGACCTCTCACttacaagttctgtgctctacctgATGAACCACCTGGCAGGGCTGGTGGAAGCACAAAGTGAGAGTCACCAAGGTCCACCTTGAGCCTTTAGAGGGACAGTGATGACATGGAGGTTTAACTGGTGGAGGGTGGGGCCTAAGCAGAGCAGGCAGGGCTGAGTAGACAGCGTGCTGGGCTAGATAGCAAGGCCTCTAGCATTCTGCAGGCTCAATTCCCCTGGGGGCTGTGGAGGTGAGACAAGCAGTGGAGTgtacttggtgtattgcaccaaagtaaaagactagggtggtgggtgggggtgaggggagagttcaggtcttggaacaggatgtcagaggacctagtgggggttgtactgttgtgtggagaactgagaaatgttatgtatgtacaaactattgtgtttactgtccactgtaaaacattaacctcccaattaaaaaaaaagaagtggaatgcCTGGAGGAGAGTGCCTACACCCTGAGGTCTCTCTTGGGTTCTTCCACTCTGGGGTGGACAGGGCACAGTGGGCATGTACAGCAGCACTGAGTGACCACCCTCTCCCATCCTCAGAGGTGCTTACGGTGGTGCCCcatggggcctgggcagtggaagCCATGGGTTGCAGTACCCCCCTGGCCTGGCCAGTGGCCTTCCTGGTCACACACCACATCCCGGGACTGCAGTGTGACAACCAGACAGCATGCACCCAGAGGCTGCGGGAGTTGCAGGCCTACCACATGCACAACAACAGCTGGTGTGGCCTGGCCTACAAGTGAGAAGGGGCTTAGGGCATAGGTGTGACATGGGCGTGGCCtggacagggcaggggcagggacagggatgGGGAAATTTGGTGGGGCCTGGGtgaggtggggtgaggtgggggcatAGCTACTTCTCTGCACTTATCTCAATTTTCCTCTTCattcagttaattaattaatcaacaaTTGATTTTTCagttagagacacagagaagaagagatcacagcaccaaagctgcttCCTCCAATGCTGTGGGGGGCCTGGTTTGACCTCGGGTTGTATGCCAggaaaagcaggtgcactatccacaTGGGCTATTTTTGCCATCCTTCCTtgttcttttataaatatttttttaaatttagtaagggagagagagggagggagggagagtaagacagaaagagaaagaaacagacaacagagcaccactctggcatatttgtGATAAtaggaattgaaccttggacctctgaCATCTTCTGAGCCTTTTCCTGATCACTTCCCTCACTTTCTGATTATAATTATATTTGGTTTATGatgaatatatttctttctttttttccctcccttaaaATTTCAAGTCGTTCCAGATTGactttaccttttttcttttttggatagaaagagcAAAGGTAGGGGGGCAAGACCACACCAATAAAGctccctccagtgtggtgaggaccaaatttgaacctgggccacattcATGTAAAGAAATGCACTttccacatgagctattttgctggcccaaataaaacatttttgtgGTAACAGAGGGGTGATCACAGGGGTGATCCACCACAGTATGGCAAGAGCCCCACAGGTGCCCTTGTGAATAAAGTGGGAGCTTCTCCTCAAGCTGGGTTGTACCATAGTGTtgtgtatccctgcttcacagcttcctGGTGGGGGACGACGGCAGGGTGTATGAAGGTGTTGGCTGGGACGTCCAAGGTGTGCACACCCAGGGCTACAACAAcgtctccctgggcctgaccttCTTTGGCACCAAGGAAGGTAGTAGCCTGGCAGACTGTGCTTCTCCACTTCCTtgccttcccccttcctcttctttcctgactacctcctttctctctatcctccttcccaACGTCCTTCTTGACTCACTGTCCTCCCACTATCCTGCCTTCCTCTCCAGCCTCCTCAGAAATCCTTTTCCATAGGGAGGTGCACTGCAGCCTgcttctcctccacccctctctctgGACCTATTTTCTGTACAACCTGGAAGCTACTCTGAAGCTTCTTACTCCAGTCCCCCAGCTTTCCTCTTGTCCTCTTGCTGTTCACCTGCCTCTTAACATGTATGCTAGACTATCATAGGGACTCAAACCTCCAACTACTGTTCATGAGGCTCTGGCATATATAGATTTCTGCTCTTCCCTCCAGGAAGAGTTTGCAAGTCCTTCATGGTTACTGCTGACCACAGTCGAGCTTCAGAGGGGCGGGTGACCCAGCTGTAAGGGGAGGCGTCAGAAGGCCACTCCCAGTTCCAGTTTAGGGAAGGGGCTTCCAACAGGCCAAAGGTGGCTCTGTGTGCTCTTATGACTGCTCATTCCCCCTGGGTCCTCTTGTCAGCTCTTGTGGGGTCTCCTGCTTGGAGCCCTGAATTCCTATTCATGACTGAGGTGGAGGGTGGATAATAATAGTGTCCACATGAGTGCTGGTGAGTAAAGCGGTCAGTGCATGTTGGGAGGGCCCCAGCTGCTGGCTCACATGCCCTGGGCAGCTGGGTGCTCCTGAGCATGGCACAGCCCTTCTCCATGCACCAACAGTGCTGTCTTCAAGGTCACTGGGATAATCTCTTCCTGAACCCCCAAGAGTTTTGTCCAGAAAGAGGCTTGATATCCAGTCCATGGGActtgggagtggtggtggtgagtTGAGCCTAATGTCCCTTTCTCCTCCCTACACATGTGcagggcatctctctctcccctatagcTTCTTCCCCCAACAAACTCCTGTGAGACTGAGGGTTCCCACTGAGTGCTCTCTTCCAGGTCACAGCCCTAGCCCCATTGCCCTGTCAGCTATGGAGGGGCTGGTGGCCCTTGCTGTCCTCAGGGGCTATCTGTCCCCCACATACTCACAGCCAGTCCTTGTGAAAGGTGAGAACTGCTTGGCCCCAAAGCAGAGGACAAGTTCCAAGAGAGGTGAGTCCTTCAACCTAACTGGGGGGTTCCTCCAGATTCACCCCAACCCCAGTGCCCAACGTATAGTCTTTGGGGGGAAACTTTCCTAGAAGTGAGCCTCATTGGGTTTCTTTTAGAGGCTCACCCAATATTCATAACCACTGGGACAGGCAAACCTTGAGAGGAGCCTCAGGTTGCTAGAATGACAGAGCTTTATCACCATGTTGTGATGTAAATCGTTTCCTCCACTGGTCAGCATGCTGGATTGAGTACCTGCTGGTCACATAGGGCATGGTAAGGAGcaacacaaccacacacacacacacacacacacacacctccctcaTGAAGTTTTAatctagaggggagagagagagagagagagagagacagagagagaggaattggACAAGGAAAGAACTGACGTGTTAAAAGTGCCACCATGAGATAAACATgcagccacatttttttttttttttgcttccagggttattgctgaggtgaatccactgctcctggaggctaatttttccccttttgttgcccttgttgttttatagttgttgtggttattattcttgtcattgatgtaattgttgttggataggacagagagataatggagagagaaggggaagacagagagtgggagagaaggatagacacctgcagaactgcttcaccacctttgaagtgacctccttgcaagtggggagccgggggcttgaaccgggatccttacactggtccttgtgcttcgtatcatgtgtgcttaacctgctacgctaccctGCAGCCACCTTCTGAGCATGAAGGTCAGAATAGCACTAGCAGGCAGAAGTACTCAAGTCATCTCTTAGGCCAGTGGTAGGGGAAGGATTTAAATCTATAATTCAGGTGACAAAAGGTAGATCAAAAGAGAGGCCACATgatgggcacacatgttaccatgcaagaggacctgggttcaagctcctagtttccaattgcaggggggaaggttcatgagcagtggagtagtgctttttctccctttctctccccttctctatttctttctgtcagaaaaaaagaaaggaaaaaaaaagagcaa from Erinaceus europaeus unplaced genomic scaffold, mEriEur2.1 scaffold_1045, whole genome shotgun sequence harbors:
- the LOC103115643 gene encoding peptidoglycan recognition protein 4 isoform X1, coding for MALRCVYTPSTCVLGPKRMLLWMLVLSALAFGACEVLTVVPHGAWAVEAMGCSTPLAWPVAFLVTHHIPGLQCDNQTACTQRLRELQAYHMHNNSWCGLAYNFLVGDDGRVYEGVGWDVQGVHTQGYNNVSLGLTFFGTKEGHSPSPIALSAMEGLVALAVLRGYLSPTYSQPVLVKGENCLAPKQRTSSKRGCPRIIPRSEWEARETHCPMMTPPAKYVIIIQTAGRTCNMSEECHLLVRDVQALLMDRYGSCDTSYNFLVGQDGNIYEGVGWDGQGSHTSGYNDISLGIAFLGTFSVSLVAGPKHETKDYGSIFPLLASIPPLLYNTHLTTSFIYMPICRKHSLYVIFHFIVPAVCLILTHMILLII
- the LOC103115643 gene encoding peptidoglycan recognition protein 4 isoform X2, which translates into the protein MALRCVYTPSTCVLGPKRMLLWMLVLSALAFGACEVLTVVPHGAWAVEAMGCSTPLAWPVAFLVTHHIPGLQCDNQTACTQRLRELQAYHMHNNSWCGLAYNFLVGDDGRVYEGVGWDVQGVHTQGYNNVSLGLTFFGTKEGHSPSPIALSAMEGLVALAVLRGYLSPTYSQPVLVKGENCLAPKQRTSSKRGCPRIIPRSEWEARETHCPMMTPPAKYVIIIQTAGRTCNMSEECHLLVRDVQALLMDRYGSCDTSYNFLVGQDGNIYEGVGWDGQGSHTSGYNDISLGIAFLGTFSGTPPNTAAQEAAQNLIQCAVDKGYLVPDYLLVGQSDVANTLSPGQALYNIIKMWSHYQP